The proteins below come from a single Candidatus Bathyarchaeota archaeon genomic window:
- a CDS encoding DUF4443 domain-containing protein — MAIMLKKLISEIAGKKAPGPSTTFTVFHIFYALELMAQKPLGRNKMAEKLNVGDGAVRTIIRRLRKYELIETTKEGCTLSKKGLEIWQQFEQVFPKRLKVEKSELATSDYNYAFLVKDAGHKVKSGIDQRDAAIIAGAQKAMIIVFKNNNLSIQSVSNNIEKLYPKAASEIHQDLSPQENDVIIIAGAESAMKAKRGAFAASWSLID; from the coding sequence ATGGCTATAATGCTAAAGAAACTAATCAGTGAGATAGCTGGGAAAAAAGCTCCTGGACCATCTACTACCTTTACAGTTTTTCACATTTTCTACGCCTTAGAGTTAATGGCTCAAAAACCATTGGGCAGAAATAAGATGGCAGAAAAACTCAATGTTGGAGATGGCGCGGTTAGAACCATAATTAGACGATTAAGAAAATACGAGCTAATTGAAACCACCAAAGAAGGTTGCACCCTATCAAAAAAAGGATTAGAAATTTGGCAACAGTTCGAACAGGTTTTTCCTAAACGCCTAAAAGTTGAAAAATCAGAACTTGCAACCTCAGATTACAACTATGCTTTCCTTGTTAAAGATGCCGGGCATAAAGTCAAATCAGGTATTGACCAGCGGGATGCAGCAATAATTGCGGGTGCCCAAAAAGCCATGATTATTGTTTTCAAAAATAACAACTTAAGCATCCAATCTGTAAGCAATAACATCGAAAAATTGTATCCTAAAGCTGCAAGCGAAATCCACCAAGACCTATCACCACAAGAAAACGATGTTATAATCATTGCCGGCGCAGAATCCGCAATGAAGGCTAAGCGGGGAGCATTTGCAGCAAGCTGGTCGCTTATCGATTAA
- a CDS encoding energy-coupling factor ABC transporter ATP-binding protein, whose translation MAIIETKNLTYTYPGATNPSIRDVSISINKGEFVLITGPSGCGKTTLCRCFNGLIPHFYQGELTGEIKVADTETLKHHTYEMAKHVGFVFQNPENQLFALSIEKDVAFGLENMGMPREEIRKKVDWALNLTGIYDIRERSPHEISGGQQQRVALAAVLAMEPEIIVLDEPTSFLDPLSAEKIFDVIYELNKKQGITVILVEHRLDLTAKYTDHLIVMDKGKVAFEGNPRDILSKQETRLMGVGVPKATLLYELLLKDGLKLGDTIPLSSEELAQQLMEALKLK comes from the coding sequence ATGGCGATAATTGAAACAAAAAACCTCACCTACACATACCCCGGAGCAACAAACCCCTCCATACGGGACGTTTCAATTAGCATCAACAAAGGCGAATTCGTACTAATCACAGGTCCAAGTGGTTGCGGAAAAACCACGCTCTGCCGATGCTTCAACGGACTAATACCTCATTTCTATCAGGGCGAACTAACAGGCGAAATAAAAGTCGCCGACACAGAAACCCTCAAACATCACACTTACGAAATGGCAAAACACGTGGGCTTTGTCTTCCAAAACCCAGAAAACCAGCTCTTTGCCTTATCCATTGAAAAAGATGTGGCATTTGGCTTAGAAAACATGGGCATGCCCCGTGAGGAAATCCGCAAAAAAGTCGATTGGGCACTGAACTTAACAGGAATCTACGACATACGAGAACGTTCTCCACATGAAATCTCAGGCGGGCAACAGCAACGGGTGGCTTTAGCAGCGGTTTTGGCCATGGAGCCCGAGATTATTGTTTTGGATGAGCCCACCTCATTTCTTGACCCGCTTAGCGCAGAGAAAATTTTTGATGTTATCTACGAGTTAAATAAGAAACAGGGCATCACGGTTATTTTGGTGGAGCACAGGCTGGATTTAACAGCCAAGTACACTGACCACTTAATTGTCATGGATAAGGGTAAAGTTGCTTTTGAAGGTAACCCACGTGACATTCTCAGCAAACAGGAAACGCGGCTTATGGGAGTTGGAGTTCCTAAAGCCACCCTACTCTATGAACTGCTCCTTAAAGACGGCTTAAAACTCGGCGACACCATCCCGTTATCCTCAGAAGAGCTGGCGCAGCAACTGATGGAGGCACTAAAACTAAAGTGA
- a CDS encoding TIM barrel protein, with product MAEQTRFGPAGVPPTFRILKAKLSDVPALLREEGLDAFEYQAVRWGAKPQIKQQEAEKLAVAAKKSDVRLSMHGSYYINLSGKDDVVAASKERLLGAATAANWMGAYVMVFHVGFYGRFEKSFAFNNCLKALKEVSAQMSSLGLKTKLGPETMGRKFQVGSLDEIITICREIENTQLVVDWGHLHARNLGGFKKVEDMRQVAIKIEQELGTKALQNMHCHFSKIEFNAQGERRHHILDEKRYGPDFEMLADVLLEFGMHPTMICESPILDIDAIKMRDTLKEVAARKAQNKN from the coding sequence ATGGCAGAGCAAACTCGATTTGGACCCGCAGGAGTCCCACCTACCTTTCGGATTCTTAAAGCCAAACTATCAGATGTTCCTGCATTATTAAGAGAGGAAGGACTTGACGCTTTTGAGTATCAAGCAGTAAGATGGGGCGCTAAACCACAAATAAAACAGCAAGAAGCAGAAAAACTAGCTGTAGCGGCCAAAAAAAGCGATGTACGCCTGAGCATGCATGGCTCCTATTACATTAATTTGTCTGGGAAGGATGATGTGGTAGCAGCCAGCAAAGAACGGTTACTTGGAGCTGCAACTGCTGCTAATTGGATGGGCGCGTATGTTATGGTTTTTCATGTGGGCTTTTATGGACGATTCGAGAAAAGTTTCGCGTTCAATAACTGTCTCAAAGCATTAAAAGAAGTTAGTGCCCAAATGAGCAGTTTAGGTTTGAAAACTAAGCTTGGTCCTGAAACTATGGGCAGAAAATTTCAAGTGGGCTCACTTGACGAAATCATTACAATCTGCCGAGAAATAGAAAACACACAACTAGTTGTGGATTGGGGGCACCTGCATGCTCGGAACTTGGGCGGTTTTAAGAAAGTTGAAGACATGCGACAAGTTGCAATAAAAATTGAACAAGAGCTTGGAACTAAAGCGCTCCAGAACATGCATTGTCACTTTTCAAAAATAGAGTTCAACGCTCAAGGAGAACGTAGGCATCACATTTTAGATGAGAAACGTTATGGACCAGACTTTGAAATGCTTGCGGATGTTCTGTTGGAGTTTGGCATGCATCCTACAATGATTTGTGAATCACCAATCTTGGATATTGATGCCATAAAAATGAGAGACACTCTAAAAGAAGTGGCGGCAAGGAAAGCACAAAACAAAAATTAG
- a CDS encoding type II secretion system F family protein, which translates to MPKIKSTTKKIVIAASVIAAVATVAVGYLFVGATLALDDFFVLAITIALLPISIVEYINTKWQNSIDEHLPDLFRSIVQAQQTGMTLPAALEDAAKRNYGPLSKELKKMTIQMSWGLSFEEAFLAFGQRVGTKLTQRVIPVIIEASKSGGNLEKVFDPMGKFIQSTITMEKERRGQTRPYIAIIYIAVLVFVFTIGILFKTFFMETNGDSLFTVQMPLNVLEQSFLRLTVVQGLFGGLVAGKMGEGSLGAGLKHSVVLVVVGYLALKLLL; encoded by the coding sequence ATGCCAAAAATAAAAAGCACCACAAAAAAAATCGTGATTGCCGCATCAGTTATTGCAGCGGTAGCTACGGTTGCGGTAGGTTACTTGTTTGTTGGTGCAACTTTGGCTTTAGATGACTTTTTTGTTTTAGCAATCACCATAGCGCTTTTGCCCATCTCAATTGTTGAGTACATAAACACTAAATGGCAAAATTCAATCGATGAACACTTACCTGACCTGTTTAGAAGCATAGTCCAAGCCCAACAAACAGGCATGACCCTGCCAGCAGCACTTGAAGACGCAGCAAAACGCAATTACGGTCCATTAAGCAAAGAACTCAAAAAGATGACGATTCAAATGTCATGGGGACTCAGCTTTGAAGAGGCATTTTTAGCGTTTGGACAACGGGTAGGAACAAAGTTAACCCAACGAGTTATCCCAGTAATCATTGAAGCCAGCAAATCAGGTGGAAACCTAGAAAAAGTCTTTGACCCCATGGGCAAATTCATACAGTCAACCATCACAATGGAAAAAGAACGCAGAGGACAAACCAGACCCTACATCGCCATCATCTACATTGCAGTTTTAGTGTTTGTCTTCACAATCGGCATCCTATTCAAAACATTCTTTATGGAAACAAACGGGGACTCACTGTTCACAGTTCAAATGCCTCTTAACGTTCTAGAGCAGTCTTTCCTGAGGCTAACTGTAGTCCAAGGTCTCTTCGGAGGATTAGTGGCTGGAAAAATGGGCGAAGGCTCGTTAGGTGCAGGATTAAAACATAGCGTAGTGTTAGTGGTTGTAGGGTACCTAGCGTTAAAACTATTACTTTAG
- a CDS encoding ATP/GTP-binding protein codes for MFVIGTAGSGKSLFTASFSEWLKMSKQDVAIVNLDPGALKLPYSPDVDVRNYVNVGDLMEKYNLGPNGALIMAADLIADEIENLTRDINEVNADLVIVDTPGQMELFAFRASGPYIVNELTKEPKALVYLFDAVFSVNPLNYVSNMFLSAAVFNRFLQPQIHLLSKSDLIPKKELEAITSWSNPRVLEEAIDKKLQGTKALFSRNMMQAINRLGLKFLLSPISSKTNAGMTNLNMVLERILMEGEKYTT; via the coding sequence GTGTTTGTAATTGGAACCGCGGGGTCAGGGAAATCTCTTTTCACTGCATCATTTAGTGAATGGCTAAAAATGTCAAAACAAGATGTTGCCATCGTTAACTTGGATCCTGGCGCACTAAAACTGCCTTATTCACCAGATGTTGATGTCCGAAACTACGTTAACGTGGGTGATTTGATGGAAAAGTACAATCTTGGTCCAAACGGGGCTTTGATTATGGCTGCGGATTTGATTGCTGACGAAATCGAGAACCTGACCAGAGACATAAACGAGGTAAATGCGGATTTAGTGATTGTAGATACGCCTGGTCAAATGGAGTTGTTTGCTTTCCGAGCGAGTGGACCATACATAGTAAACGAGTTAACCAAGGAGCCTAAAGCGCTTGTTTATCTCTTTGACGCTGTTTTCTCAGTTAACCCCCTAAATTACGTCTCAAACATGTTCCTTTCCGCTGCAGTCTTTAACAGGTTTTTGCAGCCGCAGATTCATTTGCTTTCAAAAAGCGATTTGATTCCCAAAAAGGAACTTGAAGCCATCACCAGCTGGTCTAATCCAAGGGTTCTTGAAGAAGCGATTGATAAAAAACTTCAAGGCACAAAAGCTCTCTTTAGCAGAAACATGATGCAGGCAATTAACCGTTTGGGCTTAAAATTTTTGCTCAGTCCCATCTCCTCCAAAACCAACGCGGGCATGACAAACCTCAACATGGTGCTTGAGAGGATTTTGATGGAAGGCGAAAAATATACAACTTAA
- a CDS encoding DHH family phosphoesterase — translation MSFQEIIDLLKEKNASFALLLCHKNADADAICSAYAFQCLLKRFLPDLISEIGTPQGVNKPSKRLLEQLPITVNCKPNIESADVLFLMDTNTIEQLDQVSDAIKKSAAPVVIIDHHAPSPETVNTCKVCIIEEHAAATCELVYDLYRQANVKPTLNEAKAMFIGIAFDTRHFALASSATLKALGALVDSGIDAQETLAMISLPIDNSERLAKLKACKRAKIIKINDWIIALSHVSAYQASAAKSLVDLGAHMSAVAGKKEDKIEISLRCSRHFHQQAGVHLGTDIAVPLGELLGGVGGGHAMASGVSGTGEIDEALKMCLKLLKQKIVQTEGTE, via the coding sequence ATGAGCTTCCAAGAAATAATCGATTTATTAAAAGAAAAAAATGCCAGTTTCGCGTTATTACTTTGTCATAAAAACGCTGATGCAGATGCGATTTGTTCAGCTTATGCATTTCAATGTTTGCTAAAACGGTTTTTGCCAGACCTGATTTCGGAGATTGGCACGCCTCAGGGCGTCAATAAACCCTCAAAACGTCTGCTTGAACAATTACCCATAACGGTGAACTGTAAACCAAACATTGAATCAGCTGATGTGCTTTTCCTGATGGATACTAACACAATTGAGCAACTTGACCAAGTCAGCGACGCCATAAAAAAATCCGCAGCACCCGTCGTCATAATTGACCATCACGCACCAAGCCCCGAAACCGTTAACACCTGCAAAGTCTGCATAATCGAAGAACACGCTGCGGCAACCTGTGAGTTGGTTTATGACTTGTATCGGCAGGCAAACGTGAAGCCTACTCTAAATGAGGCTAAGGCAATGTTTATTGGAATAGCTTTTGACACAAGGCATTTTGCGCTTGCAAGCTCAGCCACACTAAAAGCCCTTGGAGCCTTGGTGGATTCAGGGATAGATGCGCAGGAAACGCTGGCGATGATTTCTCTACCTATTGATAATTCTGAACGTTTAGCTAAGCTGAAAGCTTGTAAAAGAGCAAAGATCATTAAAATTAACGATTGGATTATCGCGCTCTCACATGTGAGTGCTTATCAGGCATCAGCGGCTAAATCTTTGGTTGATTTGGGGGCGCACATGTCTGCGGTGGCTGGAAAGAAAGAAGACAAAATCGAAATTAGCCTACGGTGCTCACGCCATTTTCACCAGCAGGCAGGGGTTCATTTGGGAACTGACATTGCCGTTCCGTTGGGCGAGTTGCTTGGTGGAGTTGGTGGGGGTCACGCGATGGCTTCTGGCGTGAGTGGAACCGGCGAAATTGATGAAGCACTTAAGATGTGTCTTAAACTTTTGAAACAGAAAATAGTTCAAACCGAGGGTACTGAGTAG
- a CDS encoding Rid family detoxifying hydrolase yields MKKIIKSTNAPKPVGPYNQAVQAGNFLFISGQIAIQPETGKILVGDIKQQTSQVIKNVKAILEIAGYGFSDIVQVQVYLSSMALFSDFNVEYAKYFEQEPPARVTAGVELMPNALIEIAVTAYKQ; encoded by the coding sequence ATGAAAAAAATTATAAAATCAACCAATGCCCCAAAACCTGTCGGACCCTACAATCAGGCAGTGCAAGCAGGTAACTTTCTTTTTATTTCAGGACAAATAGCAATTCAACCTGAAACAGGCAAGATTCTTGTGGGGGATATTAAGCAGCAGACCAGTCAAGTTATTAAAAATGTTAAGGCTATACTGGAAATTGCAGGTTACGGTTTTAGTGACATTGTGCAGGTGCAGGTTTACCTTTCCTCGATGGCGTTATTTAGTGATTTTAATGTTGAATACGCAAAATATTTTGAGCAGGAACCCCCCGCACGTGTCACAGCAGGCGTTGAACTGATGCCAAATGCCCTTATAGAGATAGCAGTTACTGCTTACAAACAATAA
- a CDS encoding energy-coupling factor transporter transmembrane protein EcfT translates to MSIFDGLKFRKVSSPIHNLDPRMKFIYVIAVFVAAILFYQIIPLIALFLLQLPFVLLAHVQKQWLRSLRGAAFLASFIFIVNIGTKFFMSNYQLTAFDVESAAAMTLRFVVLVESFSVFFLTTSPDHLGLALEQSRVPYEFAFAFTTAVRFVPVLAEEAQTIMDAQKARGLELEKGNLLKRIRNYVPVLIPLIVGAIRRSLELAEAMESRAWGATKKRTNLYSLKLHRGDYALLALIVGLMVVVVYSWLFVSVPSLSGFFLA, encoded by the coding sequence ATGAGCATTTTTGATGGCTTAAAATTCCGCAAAGTATCCTCGCCCATACACAATCTGGATCCCCGAATGAAATTTATCTATGTCATCGCCGTTTTTGTCGCCGCCATTCTCTTCTACCAAATCATCCCACTAATAGCACTGTTTCTGCTACAGTTGCCTTTTGTTTTGCTGGCACACGTCCAAAAACAATGGCTACGTTCACTACGAGGCGCGGCTTTCTTAGCATCTTTCATCTTCATAGTTAACATTGGCACAAAGTTTTTCATGTCAAACTATCAACTCACAGCATTTGACGTAGAATCTGCCGCTGCTATGACCTTGCGGTTTGTGGTTTTGGTTGAATCCTTCTCAGTTTTCTTCTTAACCACATCTCCAGACCATTTAGGTTTGGCATTAGAGCAGAGCCGTGTTCCATACGAGTTCGCGTTTGCGTTTACAACAGCAGTACGGTTTGTTCCAGTGCTAGCCGAAGAAGCCCAAACCATTATGGATGCACAAAAAGCCCGCGGATTAGAGCTAGAGAAGGGTAACTTGCTTAAGCGTATCCGCAATTATGTTCCTGTGCTTATCCCTTTGATTGTGGGGGCTATTCGCAGAAGCTTAGAACTTGCTGAAGCGATGGAGTCACGCGCTTGGGGCGCAACAAAGAAGCGGACTAACTTGTACTCACTTAAACTTCACAGAGGCGATTATGCATTGTTGGCATTAATTGTTGGACTCATGGTTGTGGTTGTTTACAGCTGGTTATTTGTGTCTGTGCCGTCTCTGAGCGGCTTCTTTTTGGCTTAA
- the metK gene encoding methionine adenosyltransferase, which yields MKRDGKYLFTSESVGEGHPDKVADQISDSVLDAIFSIDPKARVDCETLVMQGTVIITGQITTKVNVNYPCIVRQTLKEIGFDNAKDGLDWETCGILTSITEQSPDISMGVTETEGHEQGAGDQGMVFGYASNETKELMPMPILLAQRLVKRLADVRKQKIMPYLRPDCKSQVTIEYENGKPKCVKTVVIAAQNNGCIDEATLKNEIIEKVIKSVIPENMLAEDVKYVINGTGRFVIGGTLADSGLTGRKIIVDTYGGVGSHGGGCFSGKDPSKVDRSGCYMARYIAKNIVAAGLADQCETQISYAIGVAHPISVLVNTFGTGKLPDEEILALVNQNFDMRPKGIIDQLQLLRPIYKKTACFGHFGRDDADFPWEKTDKADVLRKALEKKA from the coding sequence ATGAAAAGAGACGGAAAATATTTGTTTACCTCTGAATCAGTCGGCGAGGGTCACCCTGATAAGGTTGCAGACCAGATTTCTGACAGTGTCCTTGACGCAATCTTTAGCATTGACCCAAAAGCACGTGTAGACTGCGAAACCCTGGTCATGCAGGGAACAGTAATTATTACGGGTCAAATAACCACTAAAGTCAACGTAAATTACCCATGCATTGTACGTCAAACACTCAAAGAAATCGGCTTTGACAATGCCAAAGATGGCTTAGACTGGGAAACCTGCGGCATTCTAACATCCATCACTGAGCAGTCCCCAGACATTTCCATGGGTGTAACCGAAACCGAGGGTCACGAGCAGGGTGCTGGAGACCAAGGAATGGTTTTTGGGTACGCATCCAACGAAACAAAAGAGCTCATGCCCATGCCAATCCTTCTTGCGCAAAGACTTGTAAAACGATTGGCTGATGTAAGAAAACAGAAAATCATGCCCTATTTGCGTCCAGACTGCAAATCCCAAGTAACAATCGAATATGAGAATGGGAAACCAAAATGTGTCAAAACAGTGGTTATTGCAGCTCAAAACAACGGCTGCATTGATGAAGCCACATTAAAGAACGAAATCATCGAGAAAGTTATCAAAAGTGTTATTCCAGAAAACATGTTGGCTGAAGACGTTAAATACGTAATTAATGGTACAGGCAGATTTGTTATCGGCGGAACCCTTGCAGACTCAGGATTAACTGGACGAAAAATCATCGTAGACACTTATGGTGGTGTAGGCAGTCACGGCGGCGGATGCTTTAGCGGCAAAGATCCATCCAAAGTTGACCGCAGCGGATGTTACATGGCACGTTACATAGCCAAAAACATCGTTGCAGCAGGCTTAGCTGACCAATGCGAAACCCAAATCAGCTACGCAATCGGTGTTGCCCACCCAATCTCAGTGTTAGTTAACACTTTTGGCACAGGAAAACTGCCTGATGAGGAAATCTTGGCGTTGGTTAACCAAAACTTTGACATGAGACCCAAAGGAATCATCGACCAACTGCAACTGCTAAGACCAATATACAAGAAAACCGCTTGCTTTGGTCACTTTGGCAGAGACGATGCAGATTTCCCATGGGAAAAAACTGACAAGGCCGACGTTTTACGTAAGGCATTAGAAAAGAAAGCATAG
- a CDS encoding energy-coupling factor ABC transporter ATP-binding protein, with translation MIVAEDIHYSYQSKIEALKGVSLTIKDGEFVAIMGQNGAGKSTLVKHFNGLLKPSSGAVRVDGVETTKTSVAALSRNVGFVFQNPDHQLFSETVEDEISFALKNFGFAPDVVENRITWALNLLSLSQYRKTSPFLLSGGERKRVALASVLAWNPQTLILDEPTIGQDHEQKEKLRQFILQMQLQKKTVVTVTHDVEFVAECNPRVVLMREGRIVADGRGKEILTNPKLLQESSIVLPQIAQVFTKLEAFGFPKDIIDIYEAKEAILRAKERWA, from the coding sequence GTGATAGTCGCTGAAGACATTCACTATTCCTACCAAAGCAAAATTGAAGCTCTAAAAGGCGTCTCATTAACCATTAAAGATGGCGAGTTCGTCGCGATAATGGGGCAGAACGGCGCTGGAAAATCCACACTTGTCAAACACTTCAACGGGCTGCTTAAACCTTCAAGCGGAGCTGTACGCGTGGACGGCGTGGAAACAACTAAAACCAGCGTGGCAGCGCTTTCAAGAAATGTGGGCTTTGTCTTCCAAAACCCTGACCATCAACTCTTCAGCGAAACAGTAGAAGACGAAATCTCGTTTGCACTGAAAAACTTTGGGTTTGCACCTGACGTGGTTGAGAACCGCATAACTTGGGCACTAAACCTACTATCACTTAGCCAGTACCGCAAAACCTCACCGTTCCTACTCAGCGGAGGAGAACGCAAACGTGTCGCTTTAGCGTCGGTTTTAGCATGGAACCCACAGACGCTGATTTTAGATGAACCAACCATTGGACAGGACCATGAGCAGAAAGAGAAGCTTCGGCAATTTATTTTACAGATGCAATTACAAAAGAAAACCGTGGTCACGGTTACGCATGATGTGGAGTTTGTGGCTGAATGCAACCCCCGCGTTGTTTTAATGAGGGAAGGCAGAATTGTTGCGGATGGTCGGGGCAAAGAAATATTAACCAACCCGAAACTGCTACAGGAATCCTCCATTGTTTTGCCGCAGATAGCGCAGGTTTTCACAAAGCTTGAAGCGTTTGGGTTTCCTAAAGATATCATTGACATCTATGAAGCTAAAGAGGCTATCCTAAGAGCAAAGGAGAGATGGGCATGA
- a CDS encoding type II secretion system F family protein: protein MKTNLKLWKKTADKTEEAVQKQKKTLLESSMALSYRLIGDKIGRFMPVFKDLDTGITKAGLKANFKAYVSLTIVISLIVGVIFAVACPILLFALRMPLMIIVAVSFGAAMIAGAVTVIGFYSYPLYLADKHKREVEDELPFATGYMAILASAGVSPEKIFNSISTLNTPLAVSVEAKEIVRDVNLFGLDIISALEKTAKQTPSSMLKDTLEGIISTIHSGSSLSVYLRERFRRASSNKKLRLKKYADNLSLLSEVYVALFLTAPLLLAIMVSIMSVLGGGFGSLGPDLTLILLTYFVIPIGTVLFLLVLDMSSPKW, encoded by the coding sequence TTGAAAACAAATCTCAAACTCTGGAAAAAAACAGCCGACAAAACAGAAGAGGCAGTACAAAAGCAGAAAAAAACACTGCTTGAAAGCTCCATGGCGCTGTCTTATCGTTTAATCGGCGACAAAATAGGACGATTCATGCCTGTTTTCAAAGACTTAGACACGGGAATAACAAAAGCAGGCCTAAAAGCCAACTTTAAAGCATACGTTAGCCTCACAATTGTCATCTCTCTCATTGTCGGGGTCATCTTCGCGGTTGCTTGCCCCATTTTGCTGTTTGCCCTCCGCATGCCGCTTATGATTATTGTTGCTGTAAGTTTTGGAGCTGCCATGATTGCAGGAGCAGTCACGGTGATTGGCTTTTACAGTTACCCACTTTATCTCGCAGACAAACATAAACGCGAGGTAGAAGATGAGTTACCCTTCGCAACAGGGTACATGGCTATCTTGGCAAGTGCAGGTGTCTCACCTGAAAAAATCTTCAATTCCATCTCCACATTAAACACGCCATTAGCTGTATCAGTTGAGGCTAAGGAAATTGTGCGGGACGTGAACCTGTTTGGTTTGGACATTATTTCTGCACTTGAAAAAACTGCTAAACAAACCCCTTCAAGCATGCTAAAAGATACATTGGAAGGAATAATTTCAACTATTCATTCAGGAAGCAGCCTTTCAGTCTATCTACGTGAAAGATTCCGAAGGGCAAGCAGCAACAAAAAATTACGGCTAAAAAAGTATGCAGATAACTTGTCGTTGCTCTCCGAAGTTTACGTGGCTTTGTTTCTGACTGCCCCCTTGTTATTGGCGATAATGGTTTCGATTATGTCGGTTTTAGGAGGCGGATTTGGCTCGCTTGGTCCAGATTTAACGCTTATCCTGCTCACTTACTTTGTGATTCCCATCGGCACAGTGCTGTTTCTGCTTGTGCTAGATATGTCATCACCTAAATGGTAG
- a CDS encoding type II/IV secretion system ATPase subunit, which translates to MNSESSKPAAFQEIYQIREPYVYAAVVREKETQKMLYKIIEPTLQKNEEQALQEVKSILMEEIEVNFKEIESKEKAENYLKQKIREIIKKYKIKIAPEAVDKLSYFLIRDFVGFGKIDPLMVDPLIEDISLDGVNIPVYVWHRLYESIPTNIKFNTAAELDSFVIRLAYLAGKTISVSNPIIDASLPEGSRIQLTYGKEVTKRGSTFTIRRFKADPLTVSDLIAFKTINSEMAAYLWYLIENRASVMVAGGVASGKTTLLNCLSMFIRPEMKIISVEDTQEINLPHENWIPSVVRADFKIDEKQSKTITLYDLLRAAVRQRPDYIIVGEVRGDEAYTLFQAMATGHLGMCTIHAESVEAVINRLLSAPMNIPRALVAMTNVFIVMDRIEVNGKPARRAKVVTEMKGLNLQNNELEIERIFSYDQKFDRFTYQGNSGLLEKNRQKAGVSEVDLQRELLARKTVLDWMVNQGIRKYKDVTNVIRDYYINPTRVVQKARIEMKNN; encoded by the coding sequence ATGAACAGCGAAAGCTCTAAACCTGCTGCTTTTCAAGAAATTTACCAAATCCGAGAACCTTACGTTTACGCAGCTGTTGTTAGAGAAAAAGAAACCCAAAAAATGCTCTACAAAATCATTGAGCCAACATTACAAAAAAACGAGGAACAAGCTCTCCAAGAAGTCAAGAGCATTTTGATGGAAGAAATAGAGGTTAACTTTAAGGAAATTGAAAGTAAAGAAAAAGCAGAGAACTATCTTAAACAGAAAATTAGAGAAATAATCAAAAAATACAAAATCAAAATCGCCCCCGAAGCAGTAGATAAGCTCTCATATTTTTTGATTCGGGATTTTGTAGGTTTTGGAAAAATTGACCCCCTCATGGTTGACCCGTTAATCGAGGACATATCGCTTGACGGTGTGAACATTCCAGTTTACGTTTGGCATCGACTCTACGAATCCATCCCCACAAACATCAAATTCAACACTGCCGCTGAGCTGGATTCATTTGTTATACGTCTTGCTTACTTGGCGGGTAAAACCATTTCCGTATCCAACCCAATAATTGATGCTTCTCTGCCAGAGGGAAGCCGTATTCAACTCACTTACGGAAAAGAGGTAACTAAGAGAGGTTCAACATTTACTATACGGCGTTTCAAGGCTGACCCCTTAACAGTTTCTGATTTGATAGCATTTAAAACTATTAACTCGGAAATGGCTGCTTACTTGTGGTACCTCATCGAGAACCGCGCGTCCGTTATGGTTGCAGGTGGAGTTGCAAGCGGAAAAACCACGCTTCTAAACTGCCTATCCATGTTTATCCGACCAGAAATGAAAATCATCAGTGTCGAAGACACACAAGAAATTAACTTACCTCACGAAAACTGGATTCCCTCAGTGGTACGCGCTGACTTTAAAATAGACGAAAAACAAAGCAAAACCATAACACTCTACGACCTACTAAGAGCAGCGGTGCGACAAAGACCTGACTACATAATTGTCGGTGAAGTCCGCGGTGACGAAGCCTACACGTTATTTCAAGCTATGGCAACAGGGCATCTTGGCATGTGCACCATTCACGCTGAATCCGTAGAGGCAGTCATAAACAGGTTGCTCTCTGCACCAATGAATATCCCCCGTGCACTGGTTGCTATGACCAACGTATTCATTGTTATGGATAGAATAGAAGTCAATGGTAAACCAGCGCGGCGAGCTAAAGTTGTTACTGAAATGAAGGGGCTTAATCTTCAAAATAACGAGTTGGAAATTGAAAGAATATTTAGCTATGACCAGAAATTTGACAGGTTCACTTATCAAGGAAACAGTGGACTGCTTGAAAAGAACCGACAAAAAGCAGGCGTATCTGAGGTGGACCTGCAAAGAGAACTTTTGGCAAGAAAAACAGTGCTGGATTGGATGGTTAATCAAGGAATCAGAAAATACAAAGACGTCACCAACGTAATCAGAGATTATTACATTAACCCAACCCGTGTAGTCCAAAAAGCCAGAATAGAGATGAAAAACAATTGA